From Halobacillus sp. Marseille-Q1614, the proteins below share one genomic window:
- a CDS encoding NAD(P)/FAD-dependent oxidoreductase, with protein MEQQADVIIIGARVAGASLAILLGKMGKKVTLVDKAHFPSDTLSTHHLSHLEYLKKLEVLKEVEATGLRKITRMRTYIKDSFIEGPRSSYTLIPKRAHLDQVLIKKALSFPSVELLEGTQAVHLLKSDGRVNGIVIVDSHGNKQYLKAPLVVGADGKNSKIAHLAGAKKYGDHSPIRPVFYGYYKNITPLLEPTTEIFLNDGRIGFLFPMEQGRDCLGLEVWPEEFQQLAKNQGKFEEIYRTYYGMEKRMKEASLQGEIIGTPGVPNFFRQAAGKGWALIGDAGHSKDPSTGLGMNDAFMQAFLLAEAIKSNDNGLPWEDAAKIFQEKRDQGLAPSYRLTLDYIQSRRSWTANEEALFQAMAANPTVWNKIVPSLPGLLKDHSTDIPELYGSVEYEAKNFELKEEK; from the coding sequence ATGGAACAACAAGCAGATGTCATAATTATAGGAGCCCGGGTCGCCGGGGCCAGCCTGGCTATTTTACTAGGTAAGATGGGGAAGAAAGTAACGCTGGTCGATAAAGCTCATTTTCCGAGTGATACATTATCTACTCATCACCTTTCTCACTTAGAGTATTTAAAAAAGTTAGAAGTTCTCAAAGAAGTAGAAGCCACGGGCCTTCGTAAAATCACCAGAATGCGTACATATATAAAGGACAGCTTTATTGAAGGACCTCGCTCTTCCTATACGCTTATACCAAAACGTGCTCATCTGGATCAAGTATTAATAAAAAAAGCACTGTCTTTCCCTAGTGTGGAACTGTTAGAAGGAACGCAGGCAGTCCATTTACTTAAGTCAGATGGCCGGGTAAATGGAATCGTCATAGTGGACAGCCATGGGAATAAGCAGTACCTGAAGGCTCCCTTAGTTGTTGGAGCTGATGGGAAGAATTCAAAGATTGCCCACTTGGCAGGAGCAAAGAAGTATGGAGACCATTCTCCGATTCGGCCTGTTTTCTACGGGTATTATAAAAACATTACACCCTTATTAGAACCGACTACAGAAATATTTTTAAACGACGGGAGGATAGGATTTTTATTCCCGATGGAACAAGGGAGGGACTGCTTAGGGCTTGAAGTCTGGCCGGAGGAGTTTCAACAGCTTGCCAAAAACCAGGGAAAATTCGAAGAAATCTATCGCACGTATTATGGGATGGAGAAACGGATGAAAGAAGCTTCTTTACAAGGAGAGATTATTGGGACACCAGGCGTTCCTAATTTCTTTCGCCAGGCGGCGGGGAAGGGCTGGGCTCTTATCGGAGATGCCGGGCATAGTAAAGATCCAAGCACAGGCCTGGGCATGAATGACGCTTTTATGCAGGCCTTCCTGCTGGCAGAAGCTATAAAATCTAATGATAATGGCTTACCGTGGGAAGATGCAGCGAAAATATTCCAAGAAAAACGGGACCAGGGATTAGCCCCAAGCTACCGATTGACGCTAGATTACATTCAGTCCCGCAGGTCATGGACGGCCAATGAAGAAGCACTATTTCAAGCAATGGCAGCCAATCCAACGGTGTGGAATAAAATTGTTCCTTCGCTGCCGGGCCTTTTGAAAGACCATTCCACCGATATTCCAGAGCTGTATGGCTCGGTAGAATACGAGGCGAAAAACTTTGAGCTTAAGGAGGAGAAATGA
- a CDS encoding DUF4166 domain-containing protein: MRSIFQKALGEKFDRLHPELQKKFGVTSEQNLMLLGQGRMTEIRGTAWMLRPLMNIGTGDNLIFSERGREVPFTMENYLYKDERGNETISYVRRFFFPYSIRGFDAAMYYDEKEEAIVNELGKSGRFHTKLEVDVSKEGGILINSQDINLSDSIKLQNFTTSLYEHYNEDEQAHQVHVHVEHPFLGTLLMYEGLVYTEFLPITATHIPQRGLLS; encoded by the coding sequence ATGAGATCAATTTTCCAAAAAGCGTTAGGTGAAAAGTTTGACCGTTTGCATCCAGAACTTCAAAAGAAATTTGGGGTAACTAGTGAACAAAACTTAATGCTTTTAGGGCAGGGGAGAATGACAGAAATAAGGGGAACAGCCTGGATGCTTCGCCCTTTAATGAATATAGGAACTGGGGATAATTTAATATTTTCCGAGCGTGGAAGAGAAGTGCCTTTTACAATGGAAAATTATTTGTATAAAGATGAACGCGGAAATGAAACCATCAGCTATGTGAGGCGATTTTTCTTTCCGTATTCCATCCGCGGGTTTGATGCCGCTATGTATTACGATGAAAAAGAGGAGGCTATCGTAAACGAACTCGGAAAGTCGGGCCGGTTCCATACGAAGCTTGAAGTAGATGTATCGAAAGAAGGCGGGATTCTTATCAACTCCCAGGATATAAATCTATCTGATTCAATTAAACTCCAAAACTTCACCACTTCCTTATATGAGCACTATAACGAAGATGAGCAGGCTCACCAGGTACATGTTCATGTGGAACATCCTTTTTTGGGGACGCTGCTCATGTATGAAGGATTGGTGTATACTGAATTCCTGCCGATTACGGCTACTCATATCCCACAGCGAGGGCTGTTATCGTAA
- a CDS encoding homoserine dehydrogenase, producing MTIRAAILGFGTVGQGVHDILFEKQQELAKLAGDQIEVCGVLVQNLEKPRPIKEHLFVTDHFEDILSLKPDIVFEATVGEEPSFTYLSQAIARGIHIVTANKVMFAAYGPSLLAQANSHVGIGYEATTAAGTPIIGLISKLMQVNQITGVEAILNGTSNYILTAMQSEGKPFSRALQEAQERGYAEADPSNDIEGDDAFYKLMILSHLLYNRQPDWETVPCEGISSLTAKEIEKAKRNGEKIRHVAALSFNNGSLTASVKPVALPSSHCLYSIEGVDNAVTVTSDLAGSVTLRGPGAGKRPTASAMIEDAVHILQNNPARRPQLSQ from the coding sequence ATGACGATTAGAGCAGCGATCCTTGGTTTCGGTACAGTCGGCCAGGGAGTTCATGATATTTTATTTGAGAAGCAGCAAGAGTTAGCAAAATTAGCCGGGGATCAAATTGAGGTTTGCGGCGTACTCGTTCAAAATTTAGAAAAGCCGCGGCCGATTAAAGAACATCTATTTGTGACGGACCATTTTGAAGATATCCTGTCTCTTAAGCCAGACATTGTGTTCGAAGCTACGGTCGGAGAGGAGCCGAGCTTCACCTATCTGTCCCAGGCAATTGCCCGTGGAATTCATATCGTAACAGCTAATAAAGTGATGTTTGCGGCTTATGGCCCTTCTTTATTAGCACAGGCCAATTCTCATGTCGGTATCGGTTATGAAGCGACCACTGCTGCCGGCACACCGATCATTGGACTCATTTCTAAATTAATGCAGGTTAATCAAATTACGGGAGTAGAAGCAATTTTAAACGGAACGAGCAATTATATCCTGACGGCTATGCAGTCCGAAGGCAAGCCTTTTTCACGTGCCCTGCAGGAAGCCCAGGAAAGAGGCTATGCGGAAGCCGATCCTTCTAATGATATTGAAGGAGATGACGCTTTCTATAAGCTAATGATCTTAAGCCACCTTCTTTATAACAGACAGCCCGACTGGGAGACTGTCCCATGCGAGGGGATTTCCAGCCTTACTGCTAAGGAGATCGAGAAAGCAAAAAGGAATGGTGAAAAAATCCGTCACGTGGCGGCACTTTCATTTAATAATGGCAGCCTTACAGCAAGCGTTAAGCCTGTGGCTCTTCCTTCCTCACATTGCCTTTATTCAATTGAAGGAGTAGACAATGCTGTGACAGTAACAAGTGATCTAGCAGGCTCTGTGACTTTACGCGGTCCGGGAGCCGGGAAGCGACCGACGGCAAGTGCCATGATCGAAGATGCCGTCCATATCCTTCAAAACAATCCGGCCAGAAGGCCTCAACTTAGCCAATAA
- a CDS encoding sensor histidine kinase, translating to MSTWQKQLGMGMLVTLVFAALLLVCTFVAFPLENWADLWNLDILDMPYVFLILVLTVTTGLIAGGLQAFLSRKKLHYVEHQLDEIYKGNPVVYDGEEYRELLAIEEKMKQIEERFNQQAETAQRLATERAKEREESLQEVVIKERNRLARELHDSVSQQLFAASMLMSAVNEDEEALKDRELKQQLSMVENMIHQSQLEMRALLLHLRPVALKGKSLSEGSKELLAELTQKVPMQVDWTLEPLSLDKGIEDQLFRILQEAISNTLRHAKADKLEVMLIQRDENVILRVVDDGVGFEAEDSKASSYGLQNMRERAVEVGGSLKLVSLEGEGTRLEVKVPVLTKGGEIND from the coding sequence CGTTACTCTTGTTTTCGCTGCTCTTCTGCTCGTTTGTACATTTGTCGCCTTTCCTTTAGAAAATTGGGCTGACCTATGGAATCTAGACATACTCGACATGCCGTATGTATTTCTTATTCTTGTTCTAACAGTGACTACAGGGCTGATTGCCGGCGGACTTCAGGCGTTTCTATCGCGAAAAAAGCTGCACTACGTAGAACACCAGCTGGACGAAATATATAAAGGAAATCCTGTCGTTTACGATGGAGAAGAGTATAGGGAGCTTCTCGCAATAGAAGAAAAAATGAAGCAGATTGAAGAGAGATTTAATCAGCAGGCTGAAACGGCCCAGCGGCTGGCAACTGAAAGGGCAAAAGAGCGAGAGGAAAGCCTCCAGGAAGTCGTCATTAAAGAAAGGAACCGTCTAGCAAGAGAACTGCATGATTCGGTCAGTCAGCAGCTGTTTGCCGCATCAATGCTGATGTCTGCTGTGAATGAAGACGAAGAAGCATTGAAAGACAGGGAACTAAAACAGCAGCTTTCTATGGTTGAGAATATGATTCATCAATCGCAGCTGGAAATGAGAGCTCTCCTCCTGCATTTACGGCCAGTGGCGTTAAAAGGGAAGTCGCTTTCCGAAGGTTCCAAAGAGCTGTTAGCTGAACTGACGCAAAAAGTACCAATGCAGGTCGACTGGACGCTTGAGCCGCTTTCTTTAGATAAAGGGATAGAAGATCAGCTGTTTAGAATTTTACAGGAAGCGATATCTAATACATTGCGGCATGCCAAAGCCGATAAGCTTGAAGTTATGCTCATACAGCGTGATGAGAACGTTATTTTACGAGTGGTGGATGATGGAGTGGGCTTTGAAGCAGAGGACTCAAAAGCAAGCTCCTATGGTCTGCAGAATATGAGAGAAAGAGCTGTTGAGGTGGGAGGCAGCTTGAAATTAGTAAGTCTTGAAGGAGAAGGGACCAGGCTGGAAGTAAAAGTGCCTGTCTTAACTAAAGGAGGCGAAATCAATGATTAG
- a CDS encoding response regulator transcription factor — translation MIRVLFADDHEMVRIGVSAYLSSQKDIDVIAEANDGKEAVDLALKNRPDIILMDLVMKEMDGIEATRQIVQQWPEARIIIVTSFLDDEKVYPALEAGAVSYMLKTSKAGEIANAIRATYEGQSILEPEVTGKIMNKMRTPQKAKLHEALTAREKEILLLMTEGKNNQEISEELFIALKTVKVHVSSILAKLNVQDRTQAVIYAFKHNLIK, via the coding sequence ATGATTAGAGTCCTCTTTGCTGATGACCACGAAATGGTCCGAATCGGTGTTTCAGCCTATTTATCATCCCAGAAGGATATCGATGTGATTGCAGAAGCCAATGATGGAAAAGAAGCTGTAGATTTAGCGCTGAAAAACCGCCCCGACATCATTTTAATGGACTTAGTCATGAAGGAAATGGATGGAATTGAAGCCACGAGGCAGATTGTCCAACAATGGCCGGAAGCCAGAATCATAATCGTCACGAGCTTTTTGGATGACGAGAAGGTTTATCCTGCTTTGGAAGCGGGAGCTGTAAGCTATATGCTGAAGACTTCAAAAGCGGGCGAGATTGCCAATGCGATTCGAGCTACTTATGAAGGACAATCGATCTTAGAACCTGAAGTAACCGGCAAGATTATGAACAAAATGCGCACACCGCAAAAAGCAAAACTTCATGAGGCTCTTACAGCCCGGGAAAAAGAAATTCTTCTGCTGATGACAGAAGGAAAGAACAACCAGGAAATCTCCGAAGAATTATTTATCGCGCTTAAGACGGTAAAGGTTCATGTCAGCAGCATTTTGGCCAAGTTAAATGTCCAGGATCGGACGCAGGCCGTCATTTACGCATTTAAACATAACCTGATCAAATAG
- a CDS encoding RQC-minor-2 family DNA-binding protein: MGLPSTLKYEDERYPYIVLTPIGKKNKHIRSIGHKFERSILSRLNDAVAEYVSEKEIDVISLQTFLNIHGKAILPVSFLKDDMIYPHLIKPELFLWSSLPQEHGLPMDSKYVYEKDITNLSGDQLAHHVREVIDDYLFLAEISKYERKLWLHRIVSAFHKHPIVQIAKEQKEVVSAVERMNQSALISLLKYPEDISYWRNRAGIVQRPFRFLPQHWLDEEHGTCRHQKTLTFCAKEKTIKYSCEPCSVHLYFSEETNEVRLEKEFDDELTLRRVNTLHQQFNNLADQNADLLQQLRQLSFLKERLSMVSSQLAEALHLAKQIERLQKNENVVSTYPLLDMYEKLNHSKLPVESFPSSLIWLSQIELADVSMVKQAETWQKRVPEEIGPAVSRLLQELHERMSEAAYQDDDIIISIKGLQLSYASAQQMLDLIHYYGTDYPAHTLVQVLAGKSTNKLRRLHLHETRWFGLLSDWPEKHIQRLLRQLEKQGWLMKQQKGYSISEFAEEVM, translated from the coding sequence ATGGGACTGCCAAGTACCTTGAAATATGAAGATGAACGTTACCCGTATATTGTTCTAACTCCAATCGGAAAAAAGAATAAGCATATTCGCTCCATTGGTCATAAATTTGAAAGAAGCATTTTATCACGCTTAAATGACGCTGTAGCTGAATATGTCAGTGAAAAGGAAATCGATGTAATTTCATTGCAAACCTTTCTAAATATACACGGGAAAGCCATCCTTCCTGTTTCATTTCTAAAAGATGATATGATATACCCTCACTTAATTAAACCTGAATTATTCCTTTGGAGCAGCCTGCCCCAAGAGCATGGACTGCCAATGGATTCAAAATATGTATATGAAAAAGATATCACAAACCTTTCTGGTGACCAGCTGGCTCATCATGTCAGAGAGGTCATCGACGATTATTTATTTTTAGCTGAAATCAGTAAATATGAGCGTAAGCTTTGGCTTCACCGGATAGTTTCTGCTTTTCATAAGCATCCGATCGTCCAGATCGCCAAAGAGCAGAAAGAAGTCGTTTCAGCTGTTGAGCGTATGAACCAGTCCGCGCTGATATCACTGCTTAAGTATCCGGAAGATATTTCTTACTGGAGAAACCGGGCCGGCATTGTACAAAGGCCTTTTCGTTTCTTACCCCAGCATTGGCTCGACGAAGAGCATGGCACCTGCCGTCATCAAAAAACGTTAACTTTCTGTGCGAAAGAAAAAACGATCAAATATTCATGCGAACCCTGCAGTGTTCATTTATATTTTTCTGAGGAGACAAATGAAGTCCGTCTGGAAAAAGAGTTTGACGATGAACTTACTCTGCGCCGAGTGAACACGCTCCACCAGCAGTTCAATAATCTCGCAGACCAAAACGCTGATTTATTACAGCAGCTGAGACAGCTTTCCTTTCTGAAGGAAAGGCTTTCAATGGTCAGTAGTCAGCTCGCTGAAGCTTTGCACCTCGCCAAGCAGATTGAACGGCTGCAAAAGAATGAAAATGTGGTGTCTACTTATCCGCTTCTGGATATGTATGAAAAGCTGAATCACTCAAAACTGCCGGTTGAATCTTTTCCATCAAGCCTAATCTGGCTGTCACAAATTGAACTTGCTGACGTATCCATGGTGAAACAGGCAGAGACATGGCAGAAGAGGGTACCGGAAGAAATAGGACCAGCAGTCAGCCGCCTGCTGCAGGAGCTTCATGAGCGAATGAGTGAAGCCGCTTATCAGGATGACGATATTATTATATCGATCAAAGGCCTGCAATTGAGCTACGCTTCCGCTCAGCAGATGCTCGATTTAATTCATTATTATGGAACAGACTATCCGGCCCATACCCTTGTACAGGTGTTAGCCGGCAAATCGACGAATAAGCTGCGCCGTCTGCATCTGCACGAAACACGTTGGTTCGGTCTGCTTTCTGACTGGCCTGAGAAACATATTCAGCGGCTGTTACGCCAATTAGAAAAGCAAGGATGGCTGATGAAACAGCAAAAAGGCTACTCCATCAGTGAATTTGCTGAAGAGGTCATGTAA
- the kynA gene encoding tryptophan 2,3-dioxygenase, producing the protein MANKDSKSNENVHVDFKDRMTYGEYLQLDQLLSAQKRLSDHHDEMLFIIIHQVSELWMKLVLHELWAAVDLIREGELQEAFKMLSRVSKIQTQIIHAWDVLSTLTPAEYIQFRDKLGQASGFQSYQYRMVEFALGYKTPHVLKIYEKDPKLLGELKQAYEAPSIYDAAIERLEIAGFNINPELINRDFTEIYEADESVEAAWAEVYKNTEKYWDLYQLAEKLVDIEDWLQQWRFRHMKTVERIIGHKMGTGGSSGVGYLKKVLDHRFFPELWDVRTKI; encoded by the coding sequence ATGGCTAATAAGGATTCAAAAAGCAATGAGAATGTCCATGTTGATTTCAAAGATCGAATGACATACGGAGAGTATTTGCAGCTGGATCAGCTGCTGTCGGCACAAAAGCGTCTTTCTGATCATCATGATGAAATGCTGTTTATAATTATTCACCAGGTAAGTGAGTTATGGATGAAACTGGTGCTTCACGAATTGTGGGCAGCGGTTGATTTAATCAGAGAAGGGGAGTTGCAGGAAGCATTTAAGATGCTCTCCCGGGTCTCTAAGATTCAAACCCAGATTATACACGCGTGGGATGTCCTTTCCACGCTTACTCCTGCTGAATATATTCAGTTCAGGGATAAGCTGGGACAAGCCTCGGGATTTCAATCCTATCAATACCGAATGGTTGAGTTTGCCTTAGGGTATAAAACCCCTCACGTATTGAAAATTTATGAGAAGGATCCAAAACTGCTGGGAGAATTAAAACAGGCGTATGAAGCTCCAAGTATTTATGATGCGGCAATAGAGAGGCTGGAGATTGCAGGATTTAATATTAATCCGGAATTGATTAACCGTGATTTTACAGAGATTTATGAAGCGGATGAGTCAGTAGAAGCAGCGTGGGCCGAGGTATATAAGAACACAGAGAAATACTGGGATTTGTATCAGCTGGCAGAAAAACTTGTAGATATTGAAGATTGGCTGCAGCAGTGGCGGTTCCGGCATATGAAGACAGTCGAGAGAATTATAGGCCATAAAATGGGAACGGGCGGCTCTTCTGGAGTCGGATATCTCAAAAAAGTCCTGGACCACCGGTTTTTCCCAGAATTATGGGACGTTCGAACGAAAATTTAA
- a CDS encoding TetR/AcrR family transcriptional regulator, which produces MEDKKVLIIETSIKLFASKGFTATSVQEIASECNISKGAFYLYFKSKDALLLEIFYHYSQEIQIKTEEIQAMNLDPRTKLIQQLSVTFKEIIKHRDFIIMQIREQAIPFNKDIESFIQQMRFNTYLFYKKGLLAIYGKEIDHIIWEVSVLLQGIFKAYVDLIIIEGIEFDIDELCASIVKRVDFLVHGFTQTGDQPVITDKLMNQIIPDDFYYNQLETIIYTLENIEKEAEGDVEVTASVLLEEIKKKEPRLAVIKGMLSNLENDKRFKEIAGQIRTFFQI; this is translated from the coding sequence ATGGAAGATAAGAAAGTACTTATCATTGAGACATCAATTAAGCTTTTTGCCAGCAAAGGATTCACAGCTACCTCCGTTCAGGAAATAGCGAGTGAGTGTAACATCTCTAAAGGAGCCTTCTACCTTTACTTCAAATCAAAAGACGCTTTGCTTCTTGAAATCTTCTATCATTACTCTCAGGAAATTCAAATAAAAACTGAAGAAATTCAAGCGATGAACCTGGATCCAAGAACAAAGCTTATTCAACAGCTGTCCGTCACTTTTAAAGAGATTATAAAGCATCGTGATTTTATCATTATGCAAATCCGAGAGCAGGCGATTCCCTTCAACAAAGATATTGAATCTTTTATTCAGCAGATGAGATTCAACACATACCTTTTTTATAAAAAAGGGCTGCTGGCCATCTACGGTAAAGAGATCGACCATATTATCTGGGAAGTTTCCGTTTTGCTGCAAGGGATATTTAAAGCCTATGTCGATTTAATTATTATTGAAGGAATCGAATTTGATATTGACGAATTGTGTGCATCAATTGTTAAACGCGTCGATTTCCTCGTGCACGGATTTACACAAACGGGTGACCAACCAGTCATAACTGACAAACTGATGAATCAGATTATCCCTGACGATTTTTACTACAACCAGTTAGAAACGATTATTTATACATTAGAAAATATTGAAAAAGAAGCAGAAGGAGATGTGGAAGTTACTGCTTCTGTTCTGCTCGAAGAAATTAAGAAGAAGGAACCCCGGCTTGCTGTCATTAAAGGGATGCTGTCTAATCTAGAAAATGACAAAAGATTTAAAGAAATAGCCGGTCAAATTCGTACATTCTTTCAGATATAA
- a CDS encoding DUF2188 domain-containing protein — protein sequence MKEYSVSPNKDVTGWFVKIEDVAPTDEYDERDTAIAKAKEMAEHNKPSRVLILDKNHEVEDEIKY from the coding sequence ATGAAAGAATACAGCGTATCACCTAATAAAGATGTAACAGGCTGGTTTGTCAAAATTGAAGACGTAGCCCCAACGGACGAGTATGATGAGCGTGACACAGCGATTGCCAAAGCAAAGGAAATGGCAGAACACAACAAACCGAGCCGTGTATTAATTTTAGATAAGAACCATGAAGTAGAAGATGAAATTAAATATTAA
- a CDS encoding lactoylglutathione lyase family protein, with protein MEQTYPRSFSHIGLSVPDLDQAVRFYKEVMGWYVIMKPSKVVEDDSPIGVMCKDVFGTGWGEFRIAHLSTSDKVGIELFEFPENESPDNNFEYWKTGIFHYCVQDPDLEDLVEKIIAHGGKQRMPVREYYPGEKPYRMVYCEDPFGNLVEIYSHSYELTYSDGAY; from the coding sequence ATGGAACAAACATACCCTCGTTCTTTTTCCCATATTGGATTATCCGTCCCCGACCTTGATCAAGCGGTTCGCTTTTATAAAGAGGTGATGGGATGGTATGTCATCATGAAACCATCTAAGGTGGTAGAGGATGACAGCCCTATTGGGGTTATGTGTAAAGATGTATTTGGTACAGGATGGGGTGAATTCAGAATTGCCCACTTGTCGACATCTGATAAGGTTGGAATCGAACTCTTTGAATTCCCTGAAAATGAATCGCCTGATAATAATTTTGAATATTGGAAGACGGGAATCTTTCACTACTGTGTGCAGGATCCCGATCTGGAAGATTTAGTAGAAAAAATTATAGCACACGGCGGGAAGCAAAGGATGCCGGTGCGTGAGTACTATCCAGGAGAGAAGCCCTACCGGATGGTGTACTGCGAGGATCCTTTTGGAAATTTAGTCGAAATATACAGCCACAGCTACGAACTTACTTATTCAGACGGAGCTTACTAG
- a CDS encoding homoserine O-acetyltransferase, whose amino-acid sequence MSIKNISNQKTNTAVTLHNFTFESGHTFSNVELAYERSGPSDAPVILICHALTGNQYAVGTEESPGWWKGLVGNGCPIDTSKFQIITFNVLGGCHGSTGPASIDPQTNDYYRQKFPPVTIRDIVHAQHAALLKLGINNVHAVIGGSLGGMQTLEWGLLYPDFMKQLFCMAATPYLSDYGIAFNHIGARAIQDDPSFNDGHYEQTDRLNGFEIARMAGMVTYRSGTLFQKRFARSQTESLYNIQSYLDYQGEKIKQRFDANSYLYLLEAMNHHDISRGRGSLEEVSRQYKAKLYTISFEHDLLYPKELIETFSRYVPNSEHHHVKTDYGHDGFLVEFDEWGSWIEEKINKEQ is encoded by the coding sequence GTGTCGATTAAAAATATCTCTAACCAGAAAACAAATACCGCCGTTACTCTTCATAACTTTACTTTTGAATCAGGACACACTTTTTCTAATGTTGAACTTGCTTATGAACGATCGGGCCCAAGTGACGCCCCTGTCATACTCATTTGCCATGCTTTGACCGGAAACCAGTACGCCGTCGGAACAGAGGAGAGCCCGGGCTGGTGGAAAGGCCTGGTGGGTAATGGATGCCCCATTGATACATCCAAATTTCAAATCATCACCTTTAATGTGCTTGGAGGATGTCATGGATCTACAGGCCCGGCAAGCATTGACCCGCAAACGAATGACTATTACCGGCAGAAGTTCCCTCCCGTTACAATTAGAGATATCGTCCACGCCCAGCATGCTGCTTTGTTAAAGCTTGGCATAAACAATGTTCATGCGGTCATCGGCGGATCGTTGGGCGGAATGCAGACGTTAGAATGGGGACTGTTGTACCCGGATTTTATGAAACAGCTCTTCTGTATGGCCGCAACCCCTTACTTAAGCGATTATGGCATTGCTTTTAACCATATTGGTGCACGCGCCATTCAGGACGATCCTTCTTTTAATGATGGCCATTATGAACAAACGGACAGACTGAACGGGTTTGAAATCGCCCGGATGGCTGGAATGGTTACTTACCGCAGTGGCACGCTTTTTCAAAAACGATTTGCAAGAAGCCAGACGGAATCACTTTATAATATTCAATCATACTTAGACTATCAAGGTGAAAAAATCAAACAGCGGTTTGATGCTAACAGTTACCTTTATTTACTTGAAGCGATGAACCATCATGATATCAGCCGCGGACGAGGAAGTTTAGAGGAAGTGTCACGGCAGTACAAAGCGAAGCTGTACACGATAAGCTTTGAACACGACCTTCTGTATCCAAAGGAGCTTATCGAAACCTTCAGCCGCTATGTGCCCAACAGTGAACACCATCATGTAAAAACAGACTATGGCCACGATGGATTCTTAGTAGAATTCGACGAATGGGGCTCATGGATCGAAGAAAAAATCAACAAGGAGCAGTGA
- a CDS encoding NAD(P)/FAD-dependent oxidoreductase yields MEKYDAAIIGAGMAGLTAAKKLQSAGKKVVVLEQNGRIGGRLATKQDEHGRADYGAQFFTVRTEEFQNSVDQWLEKGWVKRWFGDDYPRYTSVDGMQGLADHLAEGLTAERGAQITKIVKEKEHFLLKAADGRMWSSLRVLLTMPVPLAAELLEVSGLDDDPLQGIRFKPAYVGIFRFNSPVNLPESGHLDKELPNGVERLVDHHKKGISRVHMASVYMTADWSETRNQRSGVLNEIKDRMKNYFPFDSIHSEELEYWPYAQAVQTYKGAYICLDKEHTFFAAGDAFLRPDDKAGRTRVESAFLSGYDVAHVIMDGS; encoded by the coding sequence TTGGAAAAATATGATGCTGCCATTATCGGAGCGGGAATGGCTGGCTTAACCGCTGCGAAGAAACTGCAATCTGCTGGAAAGAAAGTGGTCGTTCTTGAACAAAACGGCCGGATTGGCGGACGTCTAGCGACAAAGCAGGATGAGCATGGAAGGGCGGATTATGGCGCCCAGTTTTTTACCGTGAGGACAGAAGAATTCCAAAACAGTGTTGATCAGTGGCTTGAAAAAGGCTGGGTTAAGCGTTGGTTTGGAGACGACTATCCGCGCTACACAAGTGTAGACGGCATGCAGGGATTAGCCGATCATTTAGCTGAAGGACTCACGGCAGAACGCGGTGCTCAGATTACGAAGATTGTGAAAGAGAAGGAACACTTTTTGTTAAAAGCAGCTGATGGCCGCATGTGGTCAAGCCTCCGTGTCCTGCTTACAATGCCTGTGCCGCTAGCAGCTGAATTGCTGGAGGTTTCAGGTTTGGATGATGATCCTTTACAAGGCATCAGGTTCAAGCCTGCATATGTAGGAATTTTTCGCTTTAACTCGCCTGTAAACCTCCCAGAGTCAGGACATTTGGACAAAGAACTTCCTAATGGTGTCGAGAGGCTTGTCGATCACCATAAAAAAGGAATATCCCGCGTCCACATGGCCAGTGTTTACATGACGGCCGATTGGTCGGAAACCCGTAATCAACGGAGCGGAGTTTTAAATGAAATAAAAGATAGGATGAAGAACTATTTCCCGTTTGATTCCATCCATTCGGAGGAACTTGAATACTGGCCTTATGCTCAGGCAGTCCAAACCTATAAAGGTGCCTACATATGCTTAGATAAGGAGCATACGTTCTTTGCAGCAGGAGATGCTTTCCTTAGGCCGGATGACAAAGCAGGCCGTACACGTGTTGAAAGTGCATTTTTATCGGGTTATGATGTAGCCCATGTTATAATGGATGGCTCATGA